TTTAATCTGTCAAAATTGTCTACataattcatgtttttattataatccacTAATACTTGTGGACAGGGTACGTTTACAATTGTTCCAtctttttgttttctttttactgAAATAGGTTCTTGAGGTAATGAACGTGATGAAAGTAAATGAACACTTCTTTTATCTTTCCATTTGCACATTGTGATATTTGTATCACTAGTGTTCCAGTCAAAGTCACCtctcatcatttttttatcatctgATAGTTTTGGTAAATTTTTCCTGTTTGAATTTACTGTACCTactgcataaatattattttgtttcagaatttcatataaattataactactaaaataattatccatGTATACTATATGATTTTTGCCAGCAAAttcattcattaaatttaatactattttagcaCCAAGTCCTGTTTCCACTACATTGCTACTACATTTTCcagtataaatttcaaatttcaggTTATAACTTGATTGATCGCAAAGCatccaaattttaaaaccacgctttataggtttattttgcatatattGTTTCATGGTACAcctacctttaaatttgaccaTACTTTCATCTACAGCTAATTTTTGATGTGGtcgatatgattttttaaatgtttcactcaaacaatttaaaagtggcctaattttatataatttatcatagtcTATTTCTCCTCTTTTTGGTTTTAAAGAGTtgtcattaaaatgtaaatgtgaAAGAATCCATCCAAATCTATTTACTggcattattttagaaataaaattatcatggaAATCAGTGGCACTTGACCAATAGTCTCTGTAGCTAGGAAGTTTTTTCAATGACATGAACATattaattgcaaaaaaatgttttatttcatttggtGTAGTAGGTATGTACGGTTTTCCAGCTTGAGTTGCATACAAATTTGTATGAAATGCAACATGTTCTAAAAGGGTCTCaggaaaaagttttaaaaatatatttgttggtGTAATATCTGACATACTTGTTATATATTCTGTAACTCCAACATTACTTTCATTAAATACATCTTCTTCAAACATAGAAACAGTTTTAGACCAAGTAGGCACTTGTAGAGGTTGGTTAGGAATAACTATATTCTGTATATTGTACTGAACCGTTGAAGTTGATGGTGATGGTgggattatatttaaattcaatggtGAAGCAATTGATACTTGGCTTGATACATTtctgtgaaaataaataaaaatattaacaaaataataatacaaacaattttaatataaaatatcattataattttgtaatattgtttatatatcatataaacttACGAATGAGTAGGAGACACAAATTCCAAACTTTCTGGAAGCTGTTGATAATGGACAGGTGTTACTAAATTACGAGTATTTGGTCTATTCCTAGATGGTGTCCTAAGGAAATAAGTTTCAgtaccatttaaaatattatatttcgcaAACTTACGTTGAAGTTGAAAATGCACAAGTTTCTAATGAGTTTGCTGGTAAAACAAtatcattcaaattatttgaatcgTCCGATTCGCTGTCCGAACAATCCAAAACAAATTCTTTTTCATAATCCGGATCCTCATCAGTGTCATCGACATCTGATTCCAGTTCAGAACCAGAAGGAAAATCTTCTTCGAGGTATTGAACTACATCTTTTTGCGTCAATCTTGTACGACGTGACATCTTTGAtgtgattataa
This genomic stretch from Rhopalosiphum maidis isolate BTI-1 chromosome 3, ASM367621v3, whole genome shotgun sequence harbors:
- the LOC114253661 gene encoding piggyBac transposable element-derived protein 4-like, encoding MKQYMQNKPIKRGFKIWMLCDQSSYNLKFEIYTGKCSSNVVETGLGAKIVLNLMNEFAGTVNSNRKNLPKLSDDKKMMRGDFDWNTSDTNITMCKWKDKRSVHLLSSRSLPQEPISVKRKQKDGTIVNVPCPQVLVDYNKNMNYVDNFDRLKGDYSLDRKSVKWYMRLVFHFVDCAITNAFIIHKELPNVEHFKNKNFKRNIYNTLLSDKLVAVSQKSKKTLSQGGPASRKPHINKSIRLESSSHQPQRTTSRRCGNCSTKKNPVRSIWECSVCKNGTCSAASYDI